A stretch of Crossiella cryophila DNA encodes these proteins:
- a CDS encoding FAD-dependent oxidoreductase has product MSRVVVVGAGPAGLAAAWAAASVGASVLLVDSGVAVGGQYRRQSGLRAARTPVHPLIEWLPETSVWAVESMAGGHRVRLQTGAADSPGRTMSTVDTDALVIATGAYDRVLPFPGWDLPGVYTAGAAQALAKGQGVSVGRRVVVGGTGPFLLPVARSLVEVGAGVAEVLEANGIGGSWGWRRDPLGALGKVGELAGYGVMLARRRVPVRFGAAVVAAHGESRVEAVTVARLDAGWRVVAGSERVVEVDAVCLGFGFTAQLELAVSAGCRIEDGAVVVDPAQRTSVAGVFAAGEVTGIAGAGPAAAEGTVAGYAAAARVGRTVAVPRDAVRTVRAGRRFGRALAAAYPVRSGWRDWVSADTVVCRCEEVRMSDLCAAVAQGALGMRAVKLVSRAGLGLCQGRICGRIVGELTGTPFTQNRPIAVPVRLRDLAAVEDEEEN; this is encoded by the coding sequence ATGTCGCGGGTGGTGGTGGTCGGGGCCGGGCCCGCTGGATTGGCGGCGGCTTGGGCGGCGGCTTCCGTTGGGGCGTCGGTGTTGCTGGTGGACTCCGGGGTCGCGGTGGGTGGGCAGTATCGGCGGCAGTCTGGGTTGCGGGCGGCGCGGACGCCGGTGCATCCGTTGATCGAGTGGCTGCCGGAGACCTCGGTGTGGGCCGTGGAATCCATGGCCGGCGGGCATCGGGTTCGGTTGCAGACCGGGGCCGCGGACTCGCCGGGGCGGACCATGTCCACTGTGGACACCGACGCGCTGGTGATCGCGACCGGGGCCTATGACCGGGTGTTGCCGTTTCCCGGGTGGGATCTGCCGGGGGTGTACACGGCGGGGGCCGCGCAGGCTTTGGCCAAGGGGCAAGGGGTTTCGGTCGGGCGGCGGGTGGTGGTCGGCGGGACCGGGCCGTTCTTGTTGCCGGTGGCGCGGTCCCTGGTTGAGGTGGGGGCCGGGGTCGCGGAGGTGTTGGAGGCCAACGGGATTGGCGGTTCCTGGGGGTGGCGGCGGGATCCGTTGGGGGCGTTGGGGAAGGTGGGGGAGCTGGCGGGGTATGGGGTGATGCTGGCCCGGCGGCGGGTGCCGGTGCGGTTCGGGGCCGCTGTGGTTGCCGCGCACGGGGAATCGCGGGTTGAGGCGGTCACCGTGGCGCGGCTGGATGCCGGGTGGCGGGTGGTGGCCGGGAGCGAGCGGGTTGTTGAGGTTGACGCGGTGTGCCTGGGGTTCGGGTTCACCGCGCAGCTTGAACTGGCCGTCTCGGCCGGGTGCCGGATCGAGGACGGGGCCGTGGTCGTCGACCCGGCGCAGCGGACCTCGGTGGCCGGGGTGTTCGCGGCGGGAGAGGTGACCGGGATCGCCGGGGCCGGGCCCGCCGCGGCCGAAGGGACCGTGGCGGGGTACGCGGCCGCGGCTCGGGTGGGGCGGACGGTCGCCGTGCCCCGGGACGCGGTGCGGACGGTGCGGGCCGGGCGGCGGTTCGGGCGGGCTTTGGCAGCCGCTTATCCGGTGCGATCCGGTTGGCGGGACTGGGTTTCCGCGGACACCGTGGTGTGCCGGTGTGAAGAGGTCCGCATGTCCGACTTGTGTGCCGCCGTGGCACAGGGTGCGCTGGGGATGCGGGCCGTGAAGCTCGTCAGCCGAGCCGGGCTCGGGCTGTGTCAGGGACGGATCTGCGGGCGGATCGTCGGGGAACTCACCGGCACCCCGTTCACCCAGAACCGGCCGATCGCTGTACCGGTGCGCCTGCGGGACCTGGCGGCCGTCGAGGACGAGGAGGAGAACTGA
- a CDS encoding (2Fe-2S)-binding protein has protein sequence MSAIWVEVDGVRVAAMSGQTVAGVLLGLGRTSWRSTRRDGRPRGVFCGIGVCFDCLVLVNGVPDVRACQRRVADGDVVRVQCGAELPGEC, from the coding sequence ATGAGTGCGATCTGGGTCGAGGTGGACGGGGTTCGGGTGGCCGCGATGAGTGGGCAGACCGTGGCGGGGGTGTTGCTGGGACTGGGGCGCACCTCCTGGCGGAGTACCCGGCGGGATGGGCGTCCGCGTGGGGTGTTCTGCGGGATCGGGGTGTGTTTCGACTGCCTTGTGTTGGTGAACGGGGTGCCGGATGTGCGGGCCTGTCAGCGGCGGGTCGCGGACGGGGATGTGGTTCGGGTGCAGTGTGGGGCCGAGCTTCCGGGGGAGTGTTGA
- a CDS encoding NAD(P)/FAD-dependent oxidoreductase: MLSADVVVVGAGVIGAACAYALRRAGLRVLVLERGAPASGTTAAGEGNVLVSDKAPGPELALALESRRLWPGVLAELGAAELARRGAGAGNAGGGVDAAGSLRGPSRFPGASGPSLVGGVAAPGEVGSGARGDAALLAELAGVEWEAKGGLTVATRDPEPLFEFAAAQRAAGVDARVVEDPWELEPHLTRRVTGAVHYPEDAQVQPVLVATALLRGIPVRSGVTALGLVPGGVRTSEGVIRCDLVVNACGPWAGEFAAAVGAPIRVLPRRGMVLVTGPLPEVVRHKVYDGDYVGAVASGDAGLQTSAVVESTRGGTVLIGSSRERVGFDESLRVRVLRELAVKAMALFPVLGDVPVMRAYGGFRPYAPDHLPIIGADPRVPGLWHATGHEGAGIGLAPATGELLADLVSGRSPRVDPRPFRVDRAAVLG; encoded by the coding sequence GCGGCGGGGGAAGGGAATGTGCTGGTCTCGGACAAGGCGCCGGGGCCGGAGTTGGCGTTGGCCCTGGAATCCCGGCGGTTGTGGCCGGGGGTGCTGGCGGAGTTGGGGGCGGCGGAACTGGCTCGGCGGGGGGCTGGGGCCGGGAACGCGGGCGGTGGGGTGGACGCGGCGGGTTCGCTGCGCGGGCCGAGCAGGTTTCCCGGAGCGAGTGGGCCGAGCCTGGTTGGTGGGGTAGCCGCACCCGGCGAGGTGGGTTCGGGGGCGCGGGGCGACGCCGCCCTGCTGGCCGAGTTGGCCGGGGTCGAGTGGGAGGCCAAGGGCGGGCTGACCGTCGCGACCCGGGACCCGGAACCGCTCTTCGAGTTCGCGGCGGCCCAGCGAGCCGCCGGGGTGGACGCCCGGGTGGTCGAGGATCCCTGGGAACTGGAACCGCACCTGACACGACGGGTCACCGGCGCCGTGCACTACCCGGAGGACGCCCAGGTGCAGCCCGTGCTGGTGGCGACCGCTTTGCTGCGGGGGATTCCGGTGCGTTCCGGGGTCACCGCGCTGGGGCTGGTGCCGGGTGGAGTGCGGACTTCCGAGGGGGTGATCCGGTGCGATCTCGTGGTCAACGCGTGTGGGCCGTGGGCGGGGGAGTTCGCGGCGGCCGTGGGTGCGCCGATCCGGGTGTTGCCGCGGCGGGGCATGGTGCTGGTCACCGGGCCGTTGCCGGAAGTGGTGCGGCACAAGGTTTATGACGGCGACTATGTGGGCGCGGTCGCCAGTGGTGACGCGGGCCTGCAGACCTCGGCGGTGGTGGAGTCCACCCGGGGCGGGACCGTGTTGATCGGGTCCAGCCGGGAGCGGGTGGGGTTCGACGAATCGTTGCGGGTGCGGGTGTTGCGGGAGCTGGCGGTCAAGGCGATGGCGTTGTTCCCGGTGCTGGGGGATGTGCCGGTGATGCGGGCTTACGGCGGGTTCCGGCCTTATGCGCCGGATCATCTGCCGATCATCGGGGCGGATCCGCGGGTGCCGGGACTGTGGCATGCGACGGGGCATGAGGGAGCGGGGATCGGGTTGGCGCCCGCTACCGGGGAACTGTTGGCGGACTTGGTGTCGGGACGCTCGCCCCGGGTGGATCCGCGGCCGTTCCGGGTGGATCGGGCGGCGGTGCTGGGATGA